In one Dama dama isolate Ldn47 chromosome 5, ASM3311817v1, whole genome shotgun sequence genomic region, the following are encoded:
- the FAM187A gene encoding Ig-like V-type domain-containing protein FAM187A: MSLAHTTVLLWVWGSLQAFEIVEKENIFQRTPCPAFLMFDNAAYLADMSFELPCPCKPEEVSAVVWYYQKHLGSSHTKVLTDFDGRVLTEAAQVHVGSDMLLRFSIRMFSLLVFRAQPEDSGLYFCGTRKGDYFYAYDVDIQSSEGMVATFKDQGQEPLEDEYHGSLRVFTTFWEWTPCDRCGVRGEQWRIGLCYLQSPDLSPRYRKILPNVVSCGSRAVPRQLRAKASDHNPELLVRSCLMPCKKKKKVQEGVMAIFNYVSKVGSRPWLPQVPIQFHQQRLGHGLIISCPGARPEHAVAWDKDHQYLYRTQYLKGVNGSMRVFIDHGNHLHIRFTQLEDRGIYYCWRQGERIAGFRLGVTSPGRYPVSFSDPETRAALGLFLIGYMLITVIFISIHLCRCCCYLFRFCPNFSPRLSLPQL, encoded by the coding sequence ATGAGCCTGGCCCACACCACTGTGCTCCTGTGGGTGTGGGGGAGCCTCCAGGCCTTTGAAATAGTGGAGAAAGAGAACATCTTTCAGAGGACCCCCTGCCCGGCTTTCCTGATGTTTGACAACGCGGCCTACCTGGCCGACATGAGCTTCGAGCTCCCCTGCCCCTGCAAGCCGGAGGAGGTGTCCGCTGTCGTCTGGTACTATCAGAAGCACCTGGGCAGCAGCCACACCAAAGTGCTGACGGACTTCGATGGGCGGGTGCTGACGGAGGCAGCCCAGGTGCACGTGGGCAGCGACATGCTGCTCCGCTTCAGCATCCGCATGTTCAGCCTCTTGGTCTTCCGGGCGCAGCCAGAGGACTCGGGCTTGTATTTCTGCGGCACCCGCAAGGGGGACTACTTTTACGCCTACGACGTGGACATCCAGAGTAGTGAGGGGATGGTGGCTACCTTCAAGGACCAGGGCCAGGAGCCCTTGGAAGACGAGTACCACGGGAGCCTCCGTGTCTTCACCACCTTCTGGGAGTGGACCCCCTGCGACCGCTGCGGGGTGCGCGGGGAGCAGTGGCGTATCGGTCTGTGCTACCTGCAGAGCCCGGACCTCTCTCCCCGCTACCGCAAGATACTGCCCAACGTGGTGTCTTGTGGTTCGAGGGCTGTACCCAGGCAGCTCCGGGCCAAGGCCAGCGACCACAACCCCGAGCTGCTGGTTCGGAGCTGCCTGATGCCctgcaagaagaagaagaaggtccAGGAGGGCGTGATGGCCATCTTCAACTATGTGTCCAAAGTGGGCAGCCGGCCCTGGTTGCCCCAGGTGCCCATTCAGTTCCACCAGCAGAGGCTGGGCCACGGACTCATCATCTCCTGCCCCGGGGCCCGACCAGAGCACGCCGTGGCCTGGGACAAGGACCACCAGTACCTCTACCGCACGCAGTACCTGAAGGGCGTCAACGGGTCCATGAGGGTGTTCATCGACCACGGCAACCATCTCCACATCCGCTTCACCCAGCTGGAAGACCGGGGCATCTACTATTGCTGGCGGCAGGGCGAGCGCATTGCGGGGTTCCGACTGGGCGTGACATCTCCAGGTCGCTACCCGGTCTCCTTCTCCGACCCCGAGACTCGGGCCGCCCTGGGGCTCTTTCTGATAGGCTACATGCTCATCACAGTCATCTTTATCAGCATTCACCTTTGTCGTTGCTGCTGTTACTTATTCCGCTTTTGTCCCAACTTCTCCCCCAGGCTCTCTCTCCCCCAGCTCTGA
- the GFAP gene encoding glial fibrillary acidic protein isoform X2, with amino-acid sequence MERRRVTSAARRSYVSSSEMVVGGRRLGPGTRLSLARMPPPLPARVDFSLAGALNSGFKETRASERAEMMELNDRFASYIEKVRFLEQQNKALAAELNQLRAKEPTKLADVYQAELRELRLRLDQLTANSARLEVERDNLAHDLGTLRQKLQDETNQRLEAENNLAAYRQEADEATLARLDLERKIESLEEEIRFLRKIHEEEVRELQEQLAQQQVHVEMDVAKPDLTAALREIRTQYEAMASSNMHEAEEWYRSKFADLNDAAARNAELLRQAKHEANDYRRQLQALTCDLESLRGTNESLERQMREQEERHAREAASYQEALARLEEEGQSLKDEMARHLQEYQDLLNVKLALDIEIATYRKLLEGEENRITIPVQTFSNLQIRGGKSTKEGESHKVTRHLKSLTIQVIPIQAHQVVDGAPPALETSLDTKSVSEGHLKRNIVVKTVEMRDGEVIKESKQEHKDVM; translated from the exons ATGGAGAGGAGACGGGTCACCTCAGCCGCTCGCCGCTCCTACGTCTCCTCCTCAGAGATGGTGGTGGGGGGCCGCCGCCTGGGTCCGGGCACCCGCCTGTCCCTGGCTCGAATGCCGCCTCCACTCCCGGCCCGGGTGGACTTTTCCCTGGCCGGGGCGCTCAACTCCGGCTTCAAGGAGACCCGGGCCAGCGAGAGGGCAGAGATGATGGAGCTCAATGACCGCTTCGCCAGCTACATTGAGAAGGTGCGCTTCCTGGAGCAGCAGAACAAGGCGCTGGCTGCCGAGCTCAACCAGCTGCGGGCTAAGGAGCCCACCAAGCTGGCCGACGTCTACCAGGCAGAGCTGCGCGAGCTGCGCCTGCGACTCGATCAACTCACCGCCAACAGCGCCCGGCTCGAGGTGGAGAGGGACAACCTGGCACACGACCTGGGCACCCTGAGGCAGAA GCTCCAGGATGAAACCAACCAGAGGCTGGAGGCTGAGAACAACCTGGCTGCCTATCGACAG GAAGCAGATGAAGCCACCCTGGCCCGTCTGGATCTGGAGAGGAAGATTgagtctctggaggaggaaatccgGTTCTTGAGGAAGATCCATGAGGAG GAGGTGCGGGAGCTCCAGGAGCAGCTGGCCCAGCAGCAGGTCCACGTGGAGATGGATGTGGCCAAGCCTGACCTCACAGCAGCCCTGAGAGAGATCCGCACACAGTATGAGGCAATGGCGTCCAGCAACATGCATGAGGCGGAGGAGTGGTACCGGTCCAAG TTTGCGGACCTGAACGACGCCGCCGCCCGCAACGCGGAGCTGCTCCGCCAGGCCAAGCACGAGGCCAACGACTACCGGCGGCAGCTGCAGGCCTTGACCTGCGACCTGGAGTCCTTGCGCGGCACG AACGAGTCCCTGGAGCGGCAGATGCGCGAGCAGGAGGAGCGCCACGCGCGGGAGGCGGCGAGTTACCAGGAGGCGCTGGCCCGGCTGGAGGAAGAGGGGCAGAGCCTCAAGGACGAGATGGCGCGCCACCTGCAGGAATACCAGGACCTGCTCAACGTCAAACTGGCCCTGGACATCGAGATCGCCACCTACAGGAAGCTGCTGGAGGGCGAGGAGAACCG CATCACCATTCCTGTGCAGACCTTCTCCAACCTGCAGATCCGAG GGGGCAAAAGCACCAAAGAAGGGGAAAGTCACAAGGTCACAAGACATCTCAAAAGCCTCACAATACAAGTTATACCAATTCAGGCTCACCAGGTTGTAGATGGAGCCCCGCCGGCTCTCG AAACCAGCCTGGACACCAAGTCTGTGTCAGAAGGCCACCTCAAGAGGAACATTGTGGTGAAGACCGTGGAGATGCGGGATGGAGAG GTCATTAAGGAGTCCAAGCAGGAGCACAAGGACGTGATGTGA
- the GFAP gene encoding glial fibrillary acidic protein isoform X1 gives MERRRVTSAARRSYVSSSEMVVGGRRLGPGTRLSLARMPPPLPARVDFSLAGALNSGFKETRASERAEMMELNDRFASYIEKVRFLEQQNKALAAELNQLRAKEPTKLADVYQAELRELRLRLDQLTANSARLEVERDNLAHDLGTLRQKLQDETNQRLEAENNLAAYRQEADEATLARLDLERKIESLEEEIRFLRKIHEEEVRELQEQLAQQQVHVEMDVAKPDLTAALREIRTQYEAMASSNMHEAEEWYRSKFADLNDAAARNAELLRQAKHEANDYRRQLQALTCDLESLRGTNESLERQMREQEERHAREAASYQEALARLEEEGQSLKDEMARHLQEYQDLLNVKLALDIEIATYRKLLEGEENRITIPVQTFSNLQIRETSLDTKSVSEGHLKRNIVVKTVEMRDGEVIKESKQEHKDVM, from the exons ATGGAGAGGAGACGGGTCACCTCAGCCGCTCGCCGCTCCTACGTCTCCTCCTCAGAGATGGTGGTGGGGGGCCGCCGCCTGGGTCCGGGCACCCGCCTGTCCCTGGCTCGAATGCCGCCTCCACTCCCGGCCCGGGTGGACTTTTCCCTGGCCGGGGCGCTCAACTCCGGCTTCAAGGAGACCCGGGCCAGCGAGAGGGCAGAGATGATGGAGCTCAATGACCGCTTCGCCAGCTACATTGAGAAGGTGCGCTTCCTGGAGCAGCAGAACAAGGCGCTGGCTGCCGAGCTCAACCAGCTGCGGGCTAAGGAGCCCACCAAGCTGGCCGACGTCTACCAGGCAGAGCTGCGCGAGCTGCGCCTGCGACTCGATCAACTCACCGCCAACAGCGCCCGGCTCGAGGTGGAGAGGGACAACCTGGCACACGACCTGGGCACCCTGAGGCAGAA GCTCCAGGATGAAACCAACCAGAGGCTGGAGGCTGAGAACAACCTGGCTGCCTATCGACAG GAAGCAGATGAAGCCACCCTGGCCCGTCTGGATCTGGAGAGGAAGATTgagtctctggaggaggaaatccgGTTCTTGAGGAAGATCCATGAGGAG GAGGTGCGGGAGCTCCAGGAGCAGCTGGCCCAGCAGCAGGTCCACGTGGAGATGGATGTGGCCAAGCCTGACCTCACAGCAGCCCTGAGAGAGATCCGCACACAGTATGAGGCAATGGCGTCCAGCAACATGCATGAGGCGGAGGAGTGGTACCGGTCCAAG TTTGCGGACCTGAACGACGCCGCCGCCCGCAACGCGGAGCTGCTCCGCCAGGCCAAGCACGAGGCCAACGACTACCGGCGGCAGCTGCAGGCCTTGACCTGCGACCTGGAGTCCTTGCGCGGCACG AACGAGTCCCTGGAGCGGCAGATGCGCGAGCAGGAGGAGCGCCACGCGCGGGAGGCGGCGAGTTACCAGGAGGCGCTGGCCCGGCTGGAGGAAGAGGGGCAGAGCCTCAAGGACGAGATGGCGCGCCACCTGCAGGAATACCAGGACCTGCTCAACGTCAAACTGGCCCTGGACATCGAGATCGCCACCTACAGGAAGCTGCTGGAGGGCGAGGAGAACCG CATCACCATTCCTGTGCAGACCTTCTCCAACCTGCAGATCCGAG AAACCAGCCTGGACACCAAGTCTGTGTCAGAAGGCCACCTCAAGAGGAACATTGTGGTGAAGACCGTGGAGATGCGGGATGGAGAG GTCATTAAGGAGTCCAAGCAGGAGCACAAGGACGTGATGTGA
- the KIF18B gene encoding kinesin-like protein KIF18B isoform X2, whose protein sequence is MVMAVEDSMLRVVVRLRPPTPKELESQRRPVVQVVDERVLVFDPEEPDGGFLGLKWGSGQDGPKKKGKDLTFVFDRVFGETATQQDVFQHTTHSILDSFLQGYNCSVFAYGATGAGKTHTMLGREGDPGIMYLTTMELYRRLEACREEKRFEVLISYLEVYNEQIHDLLEPKGPLAIREDPDKGVVVQGLSFHQPTSAEQLLGMLTRGNRNRTQHPTDANATSSRSHAIFQIFVKQQDRIPGLTQALRVAKMSLIDLAGSERASSTHAKGERLREGANINRSLLALINVLNALADAKGRKSHVPYRDSKLTRLLKDSIGGNCRTVMIAAISPSSLTYEDTYNTLKYADRAKEIKLSLKSNVISLDCHISQYATVCQQLQAEVAALREKLQVYEAGAQAPPHDPPRSPRPGPPHQPLPSQPCTPELQPGSAVLQEESLGSEAPGEKVMDGNSSHREQPLEDKDEGLAKEIPTQVPEQNLRCPSPRSPDLTMQPKPVVDHLPPPNLDRDHSKQLALRVLCLAQRQYSLLQAANLLTPDMIAEFETLQQLVREENAEPGGEASGEAGPARKAPLAQDLRSESKSAGYSGPVTWTMARQLSGLAHTLGVPPRPDCTPPRASREATEKKRRRPSPSEPDSPPAPKLGTKRQRQSLLPCLRRGTLPEARLPCGPSTPTGKRAPSPCPSPRFCPATVIKSRVPLGPSALQNCSTPLPLPSRDLNATFDLSEEPLAKLGFHECIGWDSVPQELNRLDQPFIPSGPMPLFTMKGPKPASSFPGTSARKKRRAVSSAVSRSLGVARGRSRIARLPSTTLKRPAGPLAIPEAVTASHLEPPAAWHDALTSGGLAS, encoded by the exons ATGGTGATGGCGGTGGAGGACAGCATGTTGCGGGTCGTGGTGCGGCTGCGGCCCCCCACTCCGAAGGAGCTGGAGAGTCAGCGGCGGCCTGTGGTTCAGGTGGTCGATGAGCGGGTGCTGGTGTTCGACCCTGAGGAGCCCGATGGGGGCTTCCTTGGCCTGAAATGGGGCAGTGGCCAAGATGGCCCCAAGAAGAAGGGCAAAGACCTGACATTTGTCTTTGACCGGGTCTTCGGTGAGACGGCCACCCAACAGGACGTGTTCCAGCACACCACCCACAGCATCCTGGACAGCTTCCTCCAGGGCTACAACTGCTCAG TGTTTGCCTATGGGGCCACCGGGGCCGGGAAGACACACACCATGCTGGGAAGAGAGGGGGACCCTGGCATCATGTACCTGACCACCATGGAGCTGTACAGAAGACTCGAGGCCTGCCGGGAGGAGAAGAGATTCGAGGTGCTCATCAGCTACCTGGAG GTGTACAATGAGCAGATCCACGACCTCCTGGAGCCCAAGGGGCCCCTAGCCATCCGTGAGGACCCCGACAAAGGGGTGGTGGTACAAGGACTTTCCTTCCACCAG CCGACCTCAGCTGAGCAGCTGCTGGGCATGCTGACCCGGGGGAACCGTAACCGCACGCAGCACCCCACAGACGCCAACGCTACATCCTCCCGCTCCCATGCCATCTTCCAg ATCTTCGTGAAGCAGCAGGACCGGATCCCAGGTCTGACCCAGGCCCTTCGCGTGGCCAAGATGAGCCTCATTGACCTGGCGGGCTCAGAGCGAGCATCTAGCACCCACGCCAAAGGGGAGCGGCTGCGGGAGGGAGCCAATATCAACCGCTCGCTGCTGGCCCTCATCAACGTCCTCAACGCCCTGGCGGACGCAAAG GGCCGAAAGTCTCACGTGCCGTACCGGGACAGCAAGCTGACCCGCCTCCTCAAGGACTCCATCGGGGGCAACTGCCGAACCGTGATGATCGCTGCCATCAGCCCCTCCAGCCTGACCTATGAGGACACCTACAACACCCTCAAATATGCCGACCGggccaaggagatcaaactctCG CTGAAGAGCAACGTGATCAGCCTGGACTGTCACATCAGCCAGTACGCCACCGTCTGCCAGCAGCTCCAGGCTGAG GTGGCCGCCCTGAGGGAGAAGCTCCAGGTGTATGAGGCAGGAGCCCAGGCCCCACCGCACGACCCTCCACGGTCCCCCAGGCCAGGCCCTCCACATCAGCC CCTCCCCAGCCAGCCCTGCACCCCAGAGCTCCAGCCAGGGTCAGCAGTCCTTCAAGAGGAGAGCCTGGGGTCAGAGGCCCCAGGGGAGAAGGTCATGGATGGGAACTCCTCACATAGGGAGCAGCCCCTGGAGGACAAGGACGAAGGCCTGGCCAAGGAG ATTCCAACCCAAGTGCCGGAACAGAACCTCAGATGCCCATCGCCCAGGTCCCCTGACCTGACCATGCAGCCCAAGCCAGTCGTGGACCACCTCCCACCACCAAACCTGGACAGGGATCATTCTAAGCA GTTGGCCCTGAGGGTGCTGTGCCTGGCCCAGCGCCAGTATTCCCTGCTCCAAGCAGCCAACCTCCTGACCCCCGACATGATCGCAGAGTTTGAGACGCTGCAGCAGCTGGTGCGAGAGGAAAACGCTGAGCCTGGAGGGGAGGCTTCTGGGGAGGCTGGCCCAGCCAGGAAGGCACCTCTGGCTCAAGACCTGCGTTCAGAGTCAA AGTCTGCAGGATACTCGGGCCCCGTGACTTGGACCATGGCAAGGCAACTGAGTGGACTCGCACACACTCTGGGGGTCCCACCCAGGCCAGACTGCACTCCTCCCCGGGCATCTCGGGAGGCCAcagagaagaagaggaggagaccgAGCCCCTCGGAGCCAGACAGCCCCCCAGCCCCAAAACTGGGGACCAAGCGCCAGCGCCAGTCCCTCCTGCCCTGCCTGAGGAGGGGGACCCTGCCTGAGGCTCGGCTTCCATGTGGGCCCAGCACCCCCACGGGGAAGagggccccctccccctgcccatcTCCTCGCTTCTGCCCAGCCACCGTCATCAAAAGCCGGGTGCCCCTGGGCCCTTCCGCTCTGCAGAACTGCTCCACTCCTCTGCCCCTGCCCTCTCGGGACCTCAACGCCACCTTTGACCTCTCCGAGGAGCCCCTTGCAAAGTTGGGCTTCCACGAATGCATTGGCTGGGACAGTGTGCCCCAGGAGCTGAACAGGCTGGATCAGCCCTTCATCCCCAG cggCCCCATGCCCCTGTTCACCATGAAGGGCCCCAAGCCAGCATCTTCTTTCCCTGGGACCTCAGCCCGCAAGAAGAGGCGTGCTGTGAG TTCTGCTGTCTCCCGCTCACTGGGAGTCGCCCGGGGCCGCAGCCGCATCGCTCGCCTTCCCAGCACCACCCTGAAGAGGCCAGCTGGGCCCCTGGCAATCCCAG AAGCAGTCACTGCCTCACATCTGGAGCCCCCAGCAGCGTGGCATGACGCCTTGACCTCAGGAGGCCTCGCTTCCTGA
- the KIF18B gene encoding kinesin-like protein KIF18B isoform X1, with protein sequence MVMAVEDSMLRVVVRLRPPTPKELESQRRPVVQVVDERVLVFDPEEPDGGFLGLKWGSGQDGPKKKGKDLTFVFDRVFGETATQQDVFQHTTHSILDSFLQGYNCSVFAYGATGAGKTHTMLGREGDPGIMYLTTMELYRRLEACREEKRFEVLISYLEVYNEQIHDLLEPKGPLAIREDPDKGVVVQGLSFHQPTSAEQLLGMLTRGNRNRTQHPTDANATSSRSHAIFQIFVKQQDRIPGLTQALRVAKMSLIDLAGSERASSTHAKGERLREGANINRSLLALINVLNALADAKGRKSHVPYRDSKLTRLLKDSIGGNCRTVMIAAISPSSLTYEDTYNTLKYADRAKEIKLSLKSNVISLDCHISQYATVCQQLQAEVAALREKLQVYEAGAQAPPHDPPRSPRPGPPHQPLPSQPCTPELQPGSAVLQEESLGSEAPGEKVMDGNSSHREQPLEDKDEGLAKEIPTQVPEQNLRCPSPRSPDLTMQPKPVVDHLPPPNLDRDHSKQLALRVLCLAQRQYSLLQAANLLTPDMIAEFETLQQLVREENAEPGGEASGEAGPARKAPLAQDLRSESKSAGYSGPVTWTMARQLSGLAHTLGVPPRPDCTPPRASREATEKKRRRPSPSEPDSPPAPKLGTKRQRQSLLPCLRRGTLPEARLPCGPSTPTGKRAPSPCPSPRFCPATVIKSRVPLGPSALQNCSTPLPLPSRDLNATFDLSEEPLAKLGFHECIGWDSVPQELNRLDQPFIPSGPMPLFTMKGPKPASSFPGTSARKKRRAVSSAVSRSLGVARGRSRIARLPSTTLKRPAGPLAIPEPPSSPHYPGNQKSQKELMGVKGALSAGSCSVKVS encoded by the exons ATGGTGATGGCGGTGGAGGACAGCATGTTGCGGGTCGTGGTGCGGCTGCGGCCCCCCACTCCGAAGGAGCTGGAGAGTCAGCGGCGGCCTGTGGTTCAGGTGGTCGATGAGCGGGTGCTGGTGTTCGACCCTGAGGAGCCCGATGGGGGCTTCCTTGGCCTGAAATGGGGCAGTGGCCAAGATGGCCCCAAGAAGAAGGGCAAAGACCTGACATTTGTCTTTGACCGGGTCTTCGGTGAGACGGCCACCCAACAGGACGTGTTCCAGCACACCACCCACAGCATCCTGGACAGCTTCCTCCAGGGCTACAACTGCTCAG TGTTTGCCTATGGGGCCACCGGGGCCGGGAAGACACACACCATGCTGGGAAGAGAGGGGGACCCTGGCATCATGTACCTGACCACCATGGAGCTGTACAGAAGACTCGAGGCCTGCCGGGAGGAGAAGAGATTCGAGGTGCTCATCAGCTACCTGGAG GTGTACAATGAGCAGATCCACGACCTCCTGGAGCCCAAGGGGCCCCTAGCCATCCGTGAGGACCCCGACAAAGGGGTGGTGGTACAAGGACTTTCCTTCCACCAG CCGACCTCAGCTGAGCAGCTGCTGGGCATGCTGACCCGGGGGAACCGTAACCGCACGCAGCACCCCACAGACGCCAACGCTACATCCTCCCGCTCCCATGCCATCTTCCAg ATCTTCGTGAAGCAGCAGGACCGGATCCCAGGTCTGACCCAGGCCCTTCGCGTGGCCAAGATGAGCCTCATTGACCTGGCGGGCTCAGAGCGAGCATCTAGCACCCACGCCAAAGGGGAGCGGCTGCGGGAGGGAGCCAATATCAACCGCTCGCTGCTGGCCCTCATCAACGTCCTCAACGCCCTGGCGGACGCAAAG GGCCGAAAGTCTCACGTGCCGTACCGGGACAGCAAGCTGACCCGCCTCCTCAAGGACTCCATCGGGGGCAACTGCCGAACCGTGATGATCGCTGCCATCAGCCCCTCCAGCCTGACCTATGAGGACACCTACAACACCCTCAAATATGCCGACCGggccaaggagatcaaactctCG CTGAAGAGCAACGTGATCAGCCTGGACTGTCACATCAGCCAGTACGCCACCGTCTGCCAGCAGCTCCAGGCTGAG GTGGCCGCCCTGAGGGAGAAGCTCCAGGTGTATGAGGCAGGAGCCCAGGCCCCACCGCACGACCCTCCACGGTCCCCCAGGCCAGGCCCTCCACATCAGCC CCTCCCCAGCCAGCCCTGCACCCCAGAGCTCCAGCCAGGGTCAGCAGTCCTTCAAGAGGAGAGCCTGGGGTCAGAGGCCCCAGGGGAGAAGGTCATGGATGGGAACTCCTCACATAGGGAGCAGCCCCTGGAGGACAAGGACGAAGGCCTGGCCAAGGAG ATTCCAACCCAAGTGCCGGAACAGAACCTCAGATGCCCATCGCCCAGGTCCCCTGACCTGACCATGCAGCCCAAGCCAGTCGTGGACCACCTCCCACCACCAAACCTGGACAGGGATCATTCTAAGCA GTTGGCCCTGAGGGTGCTGTGCCTGGCCCAGCGCCAGTATTCCCTGCTCCAAGCAGCCAACCTCCTGACCCCCGACATGATCGCAGAGTTTGAGACGCTGCAGCAGCTGGTGCGAGAGGAAAACGCTGAGCCTGGAGGGGAGGCTTCTGGGGAGGCTGGCCCAGCCAGGAAGGCACCTCTGGCTCAAGACCTGCGTTCAGAGTCAA AGTCTGCAGGATACTCGGGCCCCGTGACTTGGACCATGGCAAGGCAACTGAGTGGACTCGCACACACTCTGGGGGTCCCACCCAGGCCAGACTGCACTCCTCCCCGGGCATCTCGGGAGGCCAcagagaagaagaggaggagaccgAGCCCCTCGGAGCCAGACAGCCCCCCAGCCCCAAAACTGGGGACCAAGCGCCAGCGCCAGTCCCTCCTGCCCTGCCTGAGGAGGGGGACCCTGCCTGAGGCTCGGCTTCCATGTGGGCCCAGCACCCCCACGGGGAAGagggccccctccccctgcccatcTCCTCGCTTCTGCCCAGCCACCGTCATCAAAAGCCGGGTGCCCCTGGGCCCTTCCGCTCTGCAGAACTGCTCCACTCCTCTGCCCCTGCCCTCTCGGGACCTCAACGCCACCTTTGACCTCTCCGAGGAGCCCCTTGCAAAGTTGGGCTTCCACGAATGCATTGGCTGGGACAGTGTGCCCCAGGAGCTGAACAGGCTGGATCAGCCCTTCATCCCCAG cggCCCCATGCCCCTGTTCACCATGAAGGGCCCCAAGCCAGCATCTTCTTTCCCTGGGACCTCAGCCCGCAAGAAGAGGCGTGCTGTGAG TTCTGCTGTCTCCCGCTCACTGGGAGTCGCCCGGGGCCGCAGCCGCATCGCTCGCCTTCCCAGCACCACCCTGAAGAGGCCAGCTGGGCCCCTGGCAATCCCAG AGCCCCCCTCCAGTCCTCACTACCCTGGAAACCAGAAGAGCCAGAAGGAACTGATGGGGGTTAAGGGAGCGCTGTCAGCTGGGAGCTGCTCCGTCAAGGTGTCCTGA